A genomic region of Alnus glutinosa chromosome 11, dhAlnGlut1.1, whole genome shotgun sequence contains the following coding sequences:
- the LOC133881423 gene encoding uncharacterized protein LOC133881423 isoform X2, whose translation MAVVTFISSLPIRKIGGIGKVTEHILRDVFGINTCGGMLQKGGFICALFSRSTAGDSSRKSNSDNSSLGSIVDSHEICSYEDRDLLDDNHLPDLEDNHTISNNAGGVEKTYEPFKNGNCKQESHLLWSLHVAAYMNEVNRRANLLDDEAVSSSNQEELLLWVNDYK comes from the exons ATGGCTGTCGTGACATTTATATCTTCACTTCCCATACGAAAG ATTGGGGGCATTGGTAAGGTCACTGAACATATTTTAAGGGATGTTTTTGGAATCAATACATGTGGGGGTATGCTGCAAAAGGGTGGTTTCATCTGTGCACTATTTTCTCGTTCTACAGCAG GAGATTCGTCTAGGAAAAGTAACAGTGATAATAGTTCCTTAGGCTCAATTGTTGATAGCCATGAGATATGTAGTTATGAAGATAGAGATTTATTGGACGACAACCACTTACCAGATTTGGAGGACAATCACACTATTAGCAACAATGCTGGTGGGGTGGAAAAAACTTATGAGCCTTTCAAGAATGGGAACTGCAAACAAG AGAGTCATCTTCTGTGGAGTTTGCATGTAGCAGCCTACATGAATGAAGTGAACAGGAGGGCCAACTTGCTGGATGACGAGGCAGTTTCTTCATCCAATCAGGAAGAGCTACTTTTGTGGGTAAATGATTACAAGTGA
- the LOC133881423 gene encoding uncharacterized protein LOC133881423 isoform X1 yields the protein MFLESIHVGVCCKRVVSSVHYFLVLQQACGCLNLIKTWLVLHLKLHKKTLTHFLISGDSSRKSNSDNSSLGSIVDSHEICSYEDRDLLDDNHLPDLEDNHTISNNAGGVEKTYEPFKNGNCKQESHLLWSLHVAAYMNEVNRRANLLDDEAVSSSNQEELLLWVNDYK from the exons ATGTTTTTGGAATCAATACATGTGGGGGTATGCTGCAAAAGGGTGGTTTCATCTGTGCACTATTTTCTCGTTCTACAGCAG GCCTGCGGTTGTCTGAATTTAATAAAGACATGGTTGGTGCTCCATCTGAAACTACACAAAAAAACTCTCACCCATTTTCTTATATCAGGAGATTCGTCTAGGAAAAGTAACAGTGATAATAGTTCCTTAGGCTCAATTGTTGATAGCCATGAGATATGTAGTTATGAAGATAGAGATTTATTGGACGACAACCACTTACCAGATTTGGAGGACAATCACACTATTAGCAACAATGCTGGTGGGGTGGAAAAAACTTATGAGCCTTTCAAGAATGGGAACTGCAAACAAG AGAGTCATCTTCTGTGGAGTTTGCATGTAGCAGCCTACATGAATGAAGTGAACAGGAGGGCCAACTTGCTGGATGACGAGGCAGTTTCTTCATCCAATCAGGAAGAGCTACTTTTGTGGGTAAATGATTACAAGTGA
- the LOC133882051 gene encoding uncharacterized protein LOC133882051 isoform X1, whose protein sequence is MAITGILPTSASPLQNHNHLSFIPITQISQYQITSKAHLNSLQKSTNRHENRKDQMEAALPTMSEILKSSRAQKVDLQLQTLGPFFRITAKSLETQNELGKAEGVIRVWVRGRILHLDSIRLRRETLGMEKSIFGIGLFIGAVAVRHGYDCGCKTAELLAINDSDLYHSKLVRFYTRIGFKAVHEVTGSTLGDYGHMLVWGGIGTRMDAIVEELLIRWCTRFKFRN, encoded by the exons ATGGCGATAACAGGCATACTTCCAACTTCCGCATCTCCTTTACAAAACCATAATCATCTTTCTTTTATCCCAATAACCCAAATCTCACAATACCAAATCACATCAAAAGCACATTTGAATTCCCTTCAGAAAAGCACCAACCGCCATGAAAACAGAAAGGATCAGATGGAGGCCGCTCTACCGACCATGTCAGAGATACTGAAGTCATCAAGAGCCCAGAAGGTTGACCTCCAGCTCCAAACTCTGGGACCCTTTTTCAGAATCACAGCAAAGAGCTTGGAAACCCAAAATGAGCTCGGGAAGGCTGAGGGAGTGATAAGGGTGTGGGTAAGAGGGAGAATTCTCCACCTGGACTCGATTCGATTGAGGCGAGAGACATTGGGCATGGAGAAATCGATCTTTGGTATTGGTTTGTTCATTGGAGCTGTTGCCGTGAGGCATGGATATGATTGTGGTTGCAAGACAGCTGAGTTACTGGCTATCAATGACTCCGATCTTTACCATTCTAAG CTTGTTAGGTTCTACACTAGAATTGGGTTCAAGGCTGTACATGAAGTGACTGGTTCGACATTGGGAGATTATGGCCACATGTTGGTTTGGGGAGGTATTGGTACCCGAATGGATGCCATTGTTGAAGAGCTTCTTATAAGATGGTGCACCAGGTTCAAGTTTCGAAATTGA
- the LOC133882051 gene encoding uncharacterized protein LOC133882051 isoform X2 produces MEAALPTMSEILKSSRAQKVDLQLQTLGPFFRITAKSLETQNELGKAEGVIRVWVRGRILHLDSIRLRRETLGMEKSIFGIGLFIGAVAVRHGYDCGCKTAELLAINDSDLYHSKLVRFYTRIGFKAVHEVTGSTLGDYGHMLVWGGIGTRMDAIVEELLIRWCTRFKFRN; encoded by the exons ATGGAGGCCGCTCTACCGACCATGTCAGAGATACTGAAGTCATCAAGAGCCCAGAAGGTTGACCTCCAGCTCCAAACTCTGGGACCCTTTTTCAGAATCACAGCAAAGAGCTTGGAAACCCAAAATGAGCTCGGGAAGGCTGAGGGAGTGATAAGGGTGTGGGTAAGAGGGAGAATTCTCCACCTGGACTCGATTCGATTGAGGCGAGAGACATTGGGCATGGAGAAATCGATCTTTGGTATTGGTTTGTTCATTGGAGCTGTTGCCGTGAGGCATGGATATGATTGTGGTTGCAAGACAGCTGAGTTACTGGCTATCAATGACTCCGATCTTTACCATTCTAAG CTTGTTAGGTTCTACACTAGAATTGGGTTCAAGGCTGTACATGAAGTGACTGGTTCGACATTGGGAGATTATGGCCACATGTTGGTTTGGGGAGGTATTGGTACCCGAATGGATGCCATTGTTGAAGAGCTTCTTATAAGATGGTGCACCAGGTTCAAGTTTCGAAATTGA
- the LOC133881241 gene encoding mitogen-activated protein kinase kinase kinase 20-like, with amino-acid sequence MGWIKRRVLGKGTYGTVFLAEPTDPTAPPIAVKTCPLAKSFSLQLEKRVLAQLRGCPEIVSCLGSTHTFEDGNGPNYNLLLEYAAGGTLEDLIKKDSGLCEWDIRRYVRMILRGLCSVHEKGMIHCDLKPSNILVFPGEGGVNDDRLKIADFGLVKEGRDYNVEMGFSRFNFRGTPFYMSPESVAHGEIGAPLDIWSLGCILVEMVTGKPALWKYRNLTALKLRLAVDQQSPGIPEGLSEDGKDFLRKCFAIDPSERWTAEMLLNHPFVSKPVYGTTPDPPVSPKSPWDFSSSSLYHSLGLPPPGWCSFMPSDQNSEQSQAPSASLPPPGWCSFTPSDQKSEQSQAPSASLPPPGWCSFTPSDQNSEQSQAPSPSLPPPGWCSFTPSDQNSEQSPDLSASLPPPGWCSFSSTDSASSACGSPQSYRFGGISAVMYFLGMAEDSKYFVG; translated from the coding sequence ATGGGGTGGATCAAGCGGCGCGTTCTTGGCAAGGGAACGTACGGCACAGTGTTTTTGGCCGAACCCACAGATCCCACGGCTCCACCCATCGCCGTTAAGACGTGTCCTCTTGCGAAGTCCTTCTCCCTCCAGTTGGAGAAAAGAGTGTTGGCGCAACTGCGCGGTTGTCCGGAGATTGTTTCCTGCCTTGGGAGTACACACACCTTCGAAGACGGTAACGGACCCAATTATAATCTGCTTCTTGAATATGCTGCGGGAGGTACGCTTGAAGATTTGATCAAGAAAGATTCGGGTTTGTGCGAGTGGGATATTCGCCGCTATGTGCGTATGATCCTCCGGGGTCTCTGTTCTGTGCATGAAAAGGGCATGATTCATTGTGATCTCAAACCCAGTAATATCTTGGTCTTTCCTGGTGAAGGAGGGGTAAATGATGATCGGCTTAAGATTGCCGACTTTGGGCTTGTCAAGGAAGGCCGAGACTACAATGTAGAAATGGGATTTTCAAGGTTTAATTTTCGGGGCACCCCTTTCTACATGTCGCCGGAGTCAGTTGCTCATGGTGAGATTGGGGCACCGTTAGACATATGGTCACTGGGTTGCATTCTGGTTGAGATGGTTACTGGGAAGCCTGCTCTGTGGAAGTATCGGAATCTGACCGCCCTGAAACTTCGGCTTGCGGTTGACCAACAATCGCCGGGAATACCTGAAGGGCTCTCCGAGGATGGGAAGGACTTCTTGAGAAAGTGTTTTGCAATAGACCCCAGTGAGAGGTGGACGGCCGAGATGCTTCTGAATCATCCTTTTGTTTCTAAGCCTGTGTATGGGACGACTCCTGACCCACCGGTATCTCCGAAAAGCCCTTGGGATTTCAGTTCATCGTCCTTGTACCATTCCTTGGGCCTGCCTCCGCCGGGTTGGTGCTCCTTTATGCCTAGTGATCAGAATTCAGAGCAATCGCAGGCTCCTTCTGCTTCCCTGCCTCCGCCTGGTTGGTGCTCATTTACGCCTAGTGATCAGAAATCAGAGCAATCGCAGGCTCCATCTGCTTCCTTGCCTCCGCCGGGTTGGTGCTCATTTACGCCTAGTGATCAGAATTCAGAGCAATCGCAGGCTCCATCTCCTTCCTTGCCTCCGCCGGGTTGGTGCTCCTTTACGCCTAGTGATCAGAATTCAGAGCAATCACCGGACCTATCTGCTTCCTTGCCACCGCCTGGCTGGTGTTCGTTCTCCTCGACAGATTCGGCGTCATCCGCCTGTGGCTCTCCTCAGTCGTATCGGTTTGGAGGCATCAGTGCCGTAATGTATTTTCTGGGTATGGCAGAGGACAGCAAGTATTTTGTTGGTTAA